In the genome of Vibrio sp. 16, one region contains:
- a CDS encoding carbohydrate ABC transporter permease: MSDSTSASNATFSMSKLRRSPLTLLVHFSVFVIVVLWTLPTAGLFISSFRDKDQLAISGWWTSLTSSQQNLVERTEVPDKQVKQGDRYVLQGQLLVDGKPSTISAFGFSSREPTRYQPGEVAQMRNDGTLTVAENGQYQMTSPEPFTGSRGKRIFFTAVVPPKFGLDNYQEVLTAEGIGRSFINSLTVTIPATIIPILIAAYAAYALSWMKMPGRNLLIALVVGLLVVPLQMSLIPLLRLYNDIGAFFGVGAKTYLGIWLAHTGFGLPLAIYLLRNYISSLPREIIESAKVDGATDFEIFMRIVLPLSFPALASFGIFQFLWVWNDLLVATVFLGTGEEHMVLTARLRELLGSRGGNWEILTASAFVSIAVPLAVFFTLQRYLVRGLLSGSVK, translated from the coding sequence ATGTCAGATTCAACGTCTGCGAGTAACGCAACATTCAGCATGAGCAAACTTAGGCGCTCACCGCTGACGCTTTTGGTTCACTTTTCGGTGTTTGTGATTGTGGTGCTGTGGACCTTACCCACAGCGGGTCTTTTTATTTCGTCGTTTCGCGACAAAGACCAATTGGCGATTTCCGGTTGGTGGACATCTCTCACCAGTTCGCAGCAGAACTTGGTAGAGCGTACCGAGGTGCCAGACAAGCAAGTGAAACAAGGGGATCGATATGTTCTTCAAGGCCAACTGCTGGTAGATGGCAAGCCGAGTACCATCAGCGCGTTTGGGTTTTCTTCGCGTGAGCCTACCCGTTACCAACCAGGCGAAGTGGCGCAAATGCGAAATGACGGCACACTCACGGTTGCAGAAAATGGCCAATATCAGATGACCTCACCCGAGCCGTTTACTGGCTCGCGAGGCAAGCGAATTTTCTTTACCGCTGTTGTGCCTCCCAAATTCGGCTTGGATAACTATCAAGAAGTGCTGACCGCAGAAGGGATTGGTCGCTCATTTATCAACTCCCTAACCGTCACCATACCCGCCACAATCATTCCGATATTGATTGCGGCTTACGCGGCCTACGCACTCTCTTGGATGAAAATGCCCGGTCGAAACCTGTTGATTGCGTTAGTGGTTGGCTTACTCGTGGTGCCTTTGCAAATGTCATTGATTCCACTATTAAGACTCTACAACGATATCGGCGCCTTTTTTGGCGTGGGGGCAAAAACCTATCTCGGGATTTGGCTCGCCCACACTGGCTTTGGCTTGCCCTTGGCTATCTATCTGCTGCGCAATTACATCTCCAGTTTGCCACGAGAGATCATTGAATCTGCGAAAGTAGATGGGGCTACCGACTTTGAAATCTTTATGCGCATTGTGCTGCCGCTCTCTTTTCCTGCCCTCGCCTCATTTGGCATTTTCCAATTCTTATGGGTTTGGAACGATCTGCTGGTGGCTACGGTATTTCTTGGTACCGGCGAAGAACACATGGTGTTAACCGCACGATTGCGTGAGCTGCTTGGTTCTAGAGGCGGCAACTGGGAAATCCTTACCGCATCGGCCTTTGTCTCTATTGCGGTGCCGTTAGCGGTCTTTTTTACCCTACAACGCTACTTAGTTCGTGGACTTCTTTCTGGCTCAGTCAAATAA
- a CDS encoding SDR family oxidoreductase yields MSKVVIVTGGGRGIGAATCVLLAKQNYKVCVNYHSNQQQAHSVVDKIVEQGGEAFAYQADVSDENQVQAMFVATRQRYGDVTHLVNNAGILFTQSELHNIDVKRFKQVLDTNVIGCFVCCKTFINQFDHAIEHGAIVNVSSAASRLGAPFEYVDYAASKGAMDSMTTGLSLELAGQNIRVNGVRPGCIYTDMHADGGEPGRVDRLGPNLPLKRGGTPEEVANAIAWLLSEEASYVTGSFVDLAGGR; encoded by the coding sequence ATGAGTAAAGTCGTGATTGTGACCGGTGGTGGACGAGGAATTGGAGCGGCGACTTGCGTGCTGCTCGCAAAGCAAAACTACAAGGTGTGTGTTAACTACCATTCTAATCAGCAACAAGCGCACTCGGTTGTCGATAAGATTGTAGAGCAAGGCGGCGAGGCGTTTGCCTATCAAGCGGATGTGAGTGACGAGAATCAAGTTCAAGCCATGTTTGTCGCAACTCGTCAGCGTTACGGCGACGTGACGCATTTGGTTAACAATGCCGGGATTCTCTTTACTCAATCTGAACTGCACAACATCGACGTTAAGCGATTTAAGCAAGTGCTCGACACCAATGTGATTGGCTGCTTTGTCTGCTGCAAAACCTTTATCAATCAGTTCGATCACGCTATCGAGCATGGGGCGATTGTGAATGTCTCGTCGGCAGCCTCTCGACTTGGTGCCCCTTTTGAATACGTCGATTACGCGGCATCAAAAGGGGCGATGGACTCGATGACCACAGGGCTATCGTTGGAGCTGGCTGGGCAGAATATCCGCGTGAATGGTGTGCGTCCGGGCTGTATTTATACCGACATGCACGCCGACGGAGGCGAGCCGGGAAGAGTTGACCGCCTTGGTCCCAATCTTCCTCTCAAGCGCGGAGGAACACCCGAAGAAGTCGCTAATGCCATTGCGTGGTTGCTCAGCGAGGAAGCATCGTATGTGACCGGCTCTTTTGTCGATTTAGCGGGTGGTCGCTAG
- a CDS encoding LysR family transcriptional regulator: MNSIFGNIDDLYLFCCVVEEGSLLAASRKLQLPVSTMSRRLSALESRLNTRLLEKQGRELVATQNGQQAFELLRSGMESIESSFDQLVSDTEEVSGSIKLALPHNFYRGFIAEVVEQFLTDYPKVTLDLVLSQEQAVPQSDRDLLMTFDVTGLDEMIARPLFTAKHAFFASPEYLQSIGQPLTTLEQLPQLDWISVDHIVDIPVYQDDTLVEMLKIHPRLIVNDIISVCAAVEKGLGIASLPFRHVTEEMNLTRVLPQYHRSDRQAYLVYKQRRYQPKALTLFVDALLEGVKNRAKIG, encoded by the coding sequence ATGAATTCCATATTTGGAAATATTGATGACCTTTACCTATTTTGCTGTGTGGTTGAAGAGGGTTCATTGCTTGCTGCGTCAAGAAAGCTGCAACTTCCTGTTTCGACCATGTCGCGTCGTTTATCTGCGCTAGAGTCACGTCTCAATACTCGCCTTCTTGAAAAGCAAGGACGGGAGCTTGTCGCCACTCAAAATGGTCAGCAAGCGTTTGAGTTGCTGCGCAGCGGTATGGAGTCCATTGAATCCAGTTTTGACCAACTCGTCTCAGACACCGAAGAGGTGTCGGGGTCAATTAAGTTAGCCTTGCCCCACAATTTTTATCGCGGATTTATCGCTGAGGTGGTCGAGCAGTTTTTAACCGACTACCCTAAAGTCACACTCGATTTAGTCCTTAGCCAAGAGCAAGCGGTTCCGCAGTCGGATCGAGATCTGTTGATGACGTTCGACGTAACGGGGCTTGATGAGATGATCGCTCGGCCGCTCTTTACGGCAAAACATGCCTTTTTTGCTAGCCCAGAGTATTTGCAGAGCATTGGCCAGCCCTTAACGACCTTGGAACAGCTTCCTCAGCTTGATTGGATTAGCGTTGATCACATAGTGGATATTCCTGTCTATCAAGACGATACCTTAGTGGAAATGCTAAAGATTCATCCTAGGTTGATCGTTAATGACATTATTTCGGTTTGCGCGGCGGTGGAAAAAGGACTCGGCATTGCGTCATTGCCCTTTCGTCATGTTACAGAAGAGATGAATTTGACCCGTGTTCTGCCTCAGTATCATCGCAGCGACAGACAAGCGTACCTTGTTTACAAGCAGCGGCGCTATCAACCTAAAGCGTTGACTTTATTCGTTGATGCTTTGTTGGAAGGGGTTAAAAACAGAGCCAAGATCGGTTAG
- a CDS encoding LacI family DNA-binding transcriptional regulator, whose product MQNKKPTLKTVAEYLGVSTATVSNAFNRPNQLSKSLREKILSECENLGYSGPSITARSLRTGKTGVIGLLLADNLAFNFTDPVATEFLAGISQLLDQEHVNMLMLPSNTENYQNTQVETIPDSFIVYGKPMDANVMNLITRQRKPLVTVDFCWPDIPSINVDNEQACYDIASHAIHSPDDHILILGLRLESTNALALANLDNLYTEEESVSRCRFEGYKRAIHDKGATLDVDNVWQIHELEKPVLKTMLRGALTSPQCPQVLLCMSDKIALAALEVTQELGLIVPDEIRIVGFDDIPAAESAGLTTVRQPIMHKGQLAAQMAMGHIPYQTMVLDTELMIRRTS is encoded by the coding sequence ATGCAGAATAAAAAGCCGACACTTAAAACCGTAGCTGAGTATCTCGGGGTTTCCACCGCGACGGTGTCGAATGCCTTTAACCGACCAAACCAGCTCTCTAAATCGCTGCGAGAGAAGATTCTCTCAGAGTGCGAAAACCTCGGTTACAGTGGACCAAGCATCACTGCGCGCAGCCTTCGTACTGGTAAAACAGGGGTGATTGGGCTGTTATTGGCTGACAACCTTGCGTTCAACTTTACCGATCCTGTTGCGACGGAGTTTCTTGCGGGGATTTCTCAATTGCTTGACCAAGAGCACGTCAACATGTTGATGCTGCCGTCCAATACTGAGAATTATCAGAACACTCAAGTCGAGACGATTCCAGACAGCTTTATTGTGTATGGCAAACCGATGGACGCCAACGTCATGAACTTGATTACGCGTCAGCGCAAACCTTTAGTGACGGTCGATTTTTGTTGGCCAGACATTCCCTCGATTAACGTTGATAACGAACAAGCCTGTTATGACATCGCAAGCCACGCTATTCACAGCCCTGATGACCATATCTTGATCCTTGGTTTGCGCTTGGAATCGACCAATGCACTGGCACTGGCCAATCTAGACAACCTGTACACAGAGGAAGAATCGGTGTCGAGATGCCGCTTTGAAGGCTACAAACGGGCGATTCACGACAAGGGGGCTACGCTGGATGTGGATAATGTGTGGCAAATCCATGAGCTTGAGAAACCGGTTCTAAAAACCATGTTGAGAGGCGCGTTGACCTCACCGCAGTGTCCCCAAGTGCTGCTGTGTATGAGTGACAAGATTGCTCTCGCAGCCCTTGAGGTGACCCAAGAGCTCGGATTAATCGTTCCAGATGAGATTCGTATTGTCGGATTTGATGATATTCCTGCTGCAGAGTCAGCCGGATTAACCACGGTCAGACAGCCGATTATGCATAAAGGGCAGCTTGCCGCCCAAATGGCGATGGGACACATCCCATACCAAACCATGGTACTCGACACCGAGTTGATGATTCGACGTACCAGTTAG
- the gtfA gene encoding sucrose phosphorylase translates to MQNKVQLIAYVDRLSGADLPALNTLLTTELSGLFSAVHLLPFFYPIDGSDAGFDPIDHQLVDPRIGNWADVKALSEHCDIMADLIVNHASAQSPQFIDVLNYGEESAYWSLFLKEQDIFPSGITDSQAEAIYRPRPNRCFSAKTLKSGQQVNFWTTFTDNQIDINVEHPEGKAYLEQVLQLFADNGVKIIRLDAAGYAIKRANSSCFMLDETFDFIDALSQRANQLGMETIAEIHSHYQTQIDVAKRVHRVYDFALPPLVLHALSANDVDPLIHWLGIAPRNCLTVLDTHDGIGIIDAGPEGDKSGLLTPSQIDSLVESIHTNSGGQSRLATGAAANNLDLYQVNCSYYDALGRNDFHYLIARAIQFFSPGVPQVYYAGLFAMENDVELLKKTQVGRDINRPYLTPQEVHSRQQKSVVKGLMELIRLRNRHPAFDGEFEVSGGGTSLTITWIKQDCQIALAVDLASQEASITSSMGDKEEALDLHQLANREAD, encoded by the coding sequence ATGCAAAATAAGGTTCAGTTGATCGCTTACGTTGACCGCTTAAGTGGCGCCGATTTACCCGCATTGAATACACTGCTCACCACTGAGTTGAGCGGCCTTTTTTCCGCCGTTCATCTGCTACCGTTTTTTTATCCTATCGACGGCAGCGATGCAGGGTTTGATCCGATAGACCATCAATTGGTTGACCCACGCATAGGCAACTGGGCAGATGTCAAAGCGCTCAGTGAACACTGTGACATCATGGCAGACCTTATCGTCAATCATGCGTCGGCTCAGTCTCCGCAGTTTATCGATGTGCTTAACTATGGTGAGGAGTCCGCCTATTGGTCTCTGTTTCTCAAAGAGCAAGACATCTTCCCAAGCGGCATCACTGATAGCCAAGCAGAGGCCATTTATCGTCCCCGCCCCAACCGCTGTTTTAGCGCCAAAACGCTCAAATCGGGTCAGCAAGTTAACTTTTGGACCACCTTTACCGACAACCAAATTGACATCAATGTGGAACACCCCGAGGGCAAAGCGTATCTCGAGCAAGTGTTGCAACTGTTCGCTGACAATGGGGTGAAAATTATCCGCTTAGACGCCGCAGGCTACGCGATCAAACGCGCAAATAGCAGCTGCTTTATGCTCGATGAGACGTTTGATTTCATTGATGCTCTATCTCAGCGGGCCAATCAACTGGGCATGGAAACCATCGCCGAGATTCATAGCCACTATCAAACGCAGATTGATGTCGCGAAACGGGTTCATCGAGTCTATGACTTTGCCCTCCCGCCGCTGGTATTGCATGCTCTGTCCGCTAACGATGTCGATCCGCTGATTCATTGGTTGGGCATTGCGCCGCGCAACTGCCTGACTGTGTTGGATACACATGATGGTATTGGCATTATTGATGCGGGTCCCGAAGGCGATAAATCAGGGCTACTGACGCCATCTCAAATTGATAGTCTGGTTGAATCCATCCATACCAATAGTGGCGGTCAAAGCCGTTTGGCGACGGGCGCAGCGGCGAACAACCTCGACTTGTATCAAGTCAATTGCAGCTATTACGACGCACTGGGAAGAAATGACTTTCACTACCTTATCGCGCGAGCTATTCAGTTCTTCAGCCCGGGCGTTCCCCAAGTCTATTACGCGGGTTTGTTTGCCATGGAGAACGACGTCGAACTGCTAAAGAAAACCCAAGTCGGCCGTGACATCAACCGCCCCTATTTAACGCCGCAAGAGGTCCATTCACGACAGCAAAAATCCGTGGTCAAAGGGCTAATGGAACTCATCAGGCTGCGCAATCGTCACCCCGCTTTCGATGGTGAATTTGAAGTTTCAGGAGGGGGCACATCATTGACGATAACTTGGATCAAGCAAGATTGCCAGATAGCTTTGGCAGTAGATTTGGCGTCACAAGAGGCGTCGATAACGAGCAGCATGGGCGATAAAGAAGAAGCGCTCGACCTACACCAACTGGCCAACCGTGAGGCCGATTGA
- a CDS encoding glycoside hydrolase family 13 protein, whose product MSTQQLDKRWWHNSVVYQIYPRSFNDANGDGIGDIPGIIDKLDYIAELGANVIWLSPVYQSPMDDNGYDISDYQKIAPEFGTMADMDRLIAEADKRGIKIVMDLVVNHTSDEHPWFIESRSSKDSPKRDWYIWKDPKPDGSEPNNWESFFKPKAWTLDENTGQYYLHLFSNKQPDLNWANPEVREAVYDMMHFWLKKGLGGFRMDVINMIGKPSDYPDATIFDQGVAGWEHWSNNLLVHQYLREMHDKVLKHYDVLTVGETPFTTTLDGRYYSHPDRNEISMIFQFEHVSIDREEHNAVKKPFDLVQYKEIMTRWQEDLYQKGWNSLYWSNHDQPRTVSRYGCDSAKYRVVSAKMLGTVLHMMSGTPYIYQGEEIGMTNKHFDSIDEFNDLMAKFHYQKMRDRGVSDADAVAFLNDFSRDHARVPVQWNDQLNAGFTSGTPWLPVNDNYSEINAEQAVNDDDSIYHHYRRLIALRQGEQYGDVIVYGEHQLLDPQDSEVYAYIRSHQGESLLTIANFSGNSVVRSYPGSVKQQVINNYPETVESLTEMALKPYQALVIELA is encoded by the coding sequence ATGAGTACGCAGCAACTCGATAAGCGCTGGTGGCACAATTCGGTTGTCTACCAAATTTACCCGCGAAGCTTCAATGATGCGAATGGCGATGGGATCGGTGATATTCCTGGTATCATCGACAAACTCGACTACATTGCGGAGCTGGGTGCCAATGTCATCTGGTTGAGTCCTGTGTATCAATCGCCGATGGACGACAACGGCTATGACATCTCCGACTATCAGAAAATTGCTCCTGAATTTGGCACCATGGCCGATATGGATAGGCTGATCGCTGAAGCGGACAAGCGCGGTATCAAGATTGTGATGGATTTGGTGGTCAACCATACCTCAGACGAACACCCTTGGTTTATTGAATCACGCAGCAGCAAAGATAGCCCCAAACGGGATTGGTATATTTGGAAAGACCCTAAGCCTGATGGCAGTGAGCCAAACAACTGGGAGTCTTTTTTCAAACCTAAGGCTTGGACGCTTGATGAGAACACTGGGCAGTATTACCTGCATCTGTTCAGCAACAAGCAGCCTGATCTCAATTGGGCGAATCCAGAAGTGCGTGAAGCCGTCTACGACATGATGCATTTCTGGCTGAAAAAAGGATTGGGTGGTTTTCGTATGGATGTCATCAACATGATTGGTAAACCCTCCGATTACCCCGATGCGACGATCTTCGATCAAGGGGTTGCGGGGTGGGAGCATTGGTCCAATAACTTGTTGGTTCACCAATACCTGCGTGAAATGCACGACAAAGTCCTCAAACATTATGATGTGTTAACCGTGGGAGAAACGCCTTTCACTACCACCCTTGATGGGCGTTATTATTCGCATCCTGATCGCAACGAAATCAGCATGATATTCCAGTTCGAGCACGTCAGTATCGATAGGGAAGAGCACAATGCGGTGAAAAAACCGTTCGATTTGGTTCAATACAAAGAGATCATGACTCGCTGGCAAGAAGACTTGTATCAGAAAGGCTGGAATAGTCTCTATTGGAGCAACCACGATCAGCCTCGCACGGTTTCGCGCTATGGATGTGACTCTGCAAAGTACCGCGTGGTGAGTGCGAAAATGCTCGGCACGGTACTGCATATGATGAGTGGTACGCCGTACATCTACCAAGGTGAAGAGATTGGCATGACCAACAAGCACTTTGACTCTATTGACGAGTTCAATGATTTGATGGCGAAATTCCACTATCAAAAAATGCGTGACAGAGGAGTAAGTGATGCGGATGCGGTGGCCTTTTTGAACGATTTTTCACGCGATCACGCTCGAGTCCCTGTGCAGTGGAACGATCAATTAAACGCTGGCTTCACCTCGGGGACGCCATGGCTGCCCGTCAATGACAACTATTCAGAGATCAACGCGGAACAGGCGGTGAATGACGATGACTCCATTTATCATCACTACCGCCGCTTGATTGCTTTGCGCCAAGGAGAGCAGTACGGTGACGTGATTGTGTATGGCGAGCATCAATTGCTGGACCCGCAAGACAGTGAAGTCTACGCCTACATCCGCAGTCATCAAGGCGAATCTCTGCTGACCATTGCAAACTTTAGTGGTAATAGTGTGGTGAGAAGTTATCCCGGCAGTGTCAAACAGCAAGTAATCAACAATTACCCAGAGACTGTTGAGAGCCTAACGGAAATGGCATTAAAGCCTTACCAAGCTTTGGTGATTGAACTGGCATAA
- a CDS encoding DUF2798 domain-containing protein, with the protein MNRKQFWLSALLSSFTMAAIMSGLLSGYKLGFGDQWPAIWMQSFALAWPCALLLNLTVLPQVRKLATWLATATSTTQV; encoded by the coding sequence ATGAATCGAAAACAGTTTTGGCTCTCAGCCCTACTCTCCTCCTTTACCATGGCCGCGATCATGTCTGGTCTACTGTCGGGCTATAAGTTAGGGTTTGGCGACCAATGGCCCGCGATATGGATGCAAAGCTTCGCCCTGGCGTGGCCCTGCGCATTACTGCTTAACCTGACGGTCTTACCCCAGGTTCGAAAACTTGCAACATGGCTTGCGACAGCGACCTCCACCACGCAGGTATAA
- a CDS encoding ABC transporter substrate-binding protein, whose product MKTTLLASSIAVAVLSLPTIAADLKYTPGEDARFNWQSYEALKSQDLKGQTITIFGPWLTQDKELVESVIAYFEAATGATVNYSGSDSFEQQIAIDVQAGSAPNIAIFPQPGLAADLASKGFLTPLEPKTATWINDNYAAGSSWVDLGTFAGKDGKDALYGFFYKVDLKSLVWYVPENFEDAGYEVPETMEELKALTEQIVKDGETPWCVGLGSGGATGWPATDWVEDMMLRTQSPADYDKWVTNELKFNDAKVVNAIEEFGWFVRNDAFVDGGARAVAATDFRDSPKGLFTSPVKCYMHRQASFIPSFFPEGTQLGADVDFFYFPAYESKPLGKPVLGAGTMWSITKDSPAARAFMEFLQSPIAHEIWMAQSGFLTPHKGANVDAYGNETLKKQGEILLQATTFRFDGSDLMPGKIGAGAFWTGMVDYSGGKSAQDVANDVQTTWDALK is encoded by the coding sequence ATGAAAACCACTCTACTTGCTAGTTCGATTGCTGTCGCGGTGCTGTCCCTCCCTACCATCGCTGCTGATTTAAAATATACTCCCGGCGAGGACGCTCGCTTCAATTGGCAAAGCTACGAGGCTTTGAAGAGTCAAGATCTGAAAGGTCAAACCATCACCATCTTTGGTCCTTGGCTTACTCAAGATAAAGAGTTAGTTGAAAGCGTGATTGCTTACTTTGAAGCCGCTACAGGCGCCACAGTGAACTACTCTGGTTCAGACTCGTTTGAGCAACAAATCGCCATCGATGTTCAAGCAGGCAGTGCGCCGAATATTGCGATTTTCCCTCAGCCAGGCTTGGCTGCCGATCTCGCTTCTAAAGGCTTCTTGACCCCCCTAGAGCCAAAGACAGCAACATGGATCAACGACAACTATGCCGCCGGTTCTTCATGGGTCGATTTGGGAACCTTTGCCGGTAAAGATGGCAAAGACGCACTGTATGGATTTTTCTACAAGGTCGATTTGAAATCGCTGGTTTGGTACGTCCCTGAAAACTTTGAAGATGCGGGCTACGAAGTCCCTGAAACCATGGAAGAATTAAAAGCGTTGACCGAGCAAATCGTCAAAGATGGCGAAACTCCTTGGTGTGTTGGTTTAGGCTCGGGCGGTGCAACAGGCTGGCCTGCAACTGACTGGGTAGAAGATATGATGCTGCGCACTCAATCGCCAGCGGACTACGACAAATGGGTCACCAACGAGCTCAAGTTTAACGATGCCAAAGTGGTCAATGCGATCGAAGAATTCGGTTGGTTTGTACGCAACGATGCCTTTGTTGATGGCGGCGCTCGCGCAGTTGCTGCAACCGACTTCCGCGACTCGCCGAAAGGATTGTTCACCTCTCCGGTCAAATGTTACATGCATCGCCAAGCCTCCTTTATTCCAAGCTTCTTCCCTGAAGGCACTCAGCTAGGTGCAGACGTTGATTTCTTCTACTTCCCTGCCTACGAATCGAAACCGTTAGGTAAGCCAGTACTCGGCGCTGGTACCATGTGGAGCATCACTAAAGATTCACCTGCAGCGCGCGCCTTTATGGAGTTCTTACAATCACCCATCGCCCATGAAATTTGGATGGCGCAATCAGGCTTCTTAACGCCACATAAAGGAGCAAACGTGGATGCCTATGGCAATGAAACGCTGAAAAAACAGGGTGAGATATTGCTGCAAGCGACAACCTTCCGGTTCGATGGCTCTGATCTGATGCCGGGCAAAATTGGCGCAGGCGCCTTCTGGACAGGCATGGTGGACTACAGTGGTGGTAAATCTGCCCAAGACGTTGCCAACGACGTTCAAACCACTTGGGATGCGTTGAAGTAA
- a CDS encoding ABC transporter ATP-binding protein: MTGLALTNVTKSYGDTQVLHGIDLDIRQGEFVVFVGPSGCGKSTLLRMIAGLEEITSGDLFIEQARVNDLPAAMRGIAMVFQTYALYPHMTVYDNMAFAMRIAKESKEAIHERVMEAARMLQLEPYLDRLPKALSGGQRQRVAIGRAIVRQPKVFLFDEPLSNLDAALRVQTRIEIANLKEQLEQTTMIYVTHDQVEAMTLADRIVVLSAGKIEQVGTPLELYTNPANVFVAQFIGSPAMNLSAATLIEAGDKCKVSAESGLHIDIPIAAAPELKGSQLQLGVRPEDFLVANQEEALISGTVLFVESLGEVTLLHINAEGHEEAIVAKLPGILDFHRGEQIHLKADVEKIHLFNQDGLSLKHL; this comes from the coding sequence ATGACAGGATTAGCTTTAACCAACGTAACCAAATCATACGGTGACACGCAAGTTCTGCACGGCATCGACCTCGATATTCGCCAGGGTGAATTTGTTGTGTTTGTCGGCCCTTCTGGCTGTGGAAAATCGACACTATTGCGTATGATCGCGGGGCTAGAGGAAATTACTTCTGGCGACCTCTTTATTGAACAAGCCCGCGTCAACGATTTGCCCGCCGCTATGCGCGGTATTGCGATGGTGTTTCAAACCTATGCTCTCTACCCGCACATGACGGTGTATGACAATATGGCGTTTGCCATGCGCATCGCCAAAGAATCAAAAGAAGCCATTCATGAGCGAGTGATGGAAGCCGCCAGAATGCTGCAACTTGAGCCCTACCTCGACAGACTACCCAAAGCACTGTCTGGTGGTCAGCGCCAGCGTGTGGCGATCGGACGCGCCATCGTGCGCCAACCCAAGGTGTTCCTATTTGATGAGCCACTCTCCAACCTAGATGCGGCGCTGCGTGTGCAAACCCGTATTGAAATTGCCAACCTGAAAGAGCAACTTGAACAAACCACCATGATCTATGTAACCCATGATCAGGTCGAGGCAATGACGCTTGCCGATCGCATCGTGGTGCTCTCAGCAGGGAAAATCGAACAAGTCGGTACGCCGCTTGAACTCTATACGAATCCAGCCAATGTGTTTGTTGCTCAGTTCATTGGCTCTCCGGCCATGAACCTAAGCGCCGCAACACTGATTGAAGCGGGCGATAAATGCAAAGTGAGCGCCGAAAGTGGTCTGCACATCGATATCCCCATTGCCGCCGCCCCTGAGCTAAAAGGAAGCCAGCTTCAATTGGGCGTTCGCCCAGAAGATTTTCTTGTTGCAAACCAAGAGGAAGCGCTCATCTCCGGAACCGTGCTGTTTGTCGAGTCATTGGGCGAAGTCACCTTGCTCCATATCAACGCCGAGGGACATGAGGAAGCCATAGTAGCGAAGTTACCCGGGATCTTAGATTTCCATCGCGGGGAACAAATCCATCTAAAAGCGGATGTCGAGAAGATCCACCTCTTCAACCAAGATGGTCTCTCTCTTAAACACTTGTGA
- a CDS encoding carbohydrate ABC transporter permease encodes MEQLYSSLFIMALGVASCVVYFLGTNWLLSVIFPTKNVSNQTMARNLRRAASIRPWLFLGPALSFLGLYLVYPVFESIVLSLHDRNGDQFVGLANYLWLFNDPEFRESLFNNLLWLLVVPAASTFFGLVIAALTDKVSWGNIAKSLIFMPMAISFIGASIIWKFVYDYRAPGSEQIGILNAVVEAFGGTAQAWITIPFWNNFFLMVILIWIQTGFAMVILSAALRGIPEETVEAAVLDGASGVQIFFKILIPQIWGTIAVVWTTITILVLKVFDIVLAMTNGQWSTQVLANMMFDWMFRGGGDFGRGAAIAVIIMVAVVPVMVWNMRQASAQMEDR; translated from the coding sequence ATGGAACAGCTTTACTCCTCACTCTTTATCATGGCGTTAGGCGTTGCCAGTTGCGTGGTCTACTTTTTGGGCACCAACTGGTTGCTGAGTGTGATCTTTCCAACCAAAAACGTCTCCAATCAAACCATGGCTCGCAACTTGCGACGTGCCGCATCCATTCGTCCTTGGTTGTTTCTTGGCCCTGCCTTGAGTTTTCTTGGTTTGTATCTGGTGTATCCGGTATTTGAGTCGATAGTGCTGTCTCTGCACGACAGAAACGGCGACCAATTTGTTGGCCTCGCCAATTACCTATGGCTCTTTAACGACCCTGAATTTCGCGAATCGCTGTTTAACAACTTACTTTGGTTGCTGGTTGTCCCTGCGGCGTCGACGTTTTTCGGTCTGGTTATCGCCGCTCTGACAGACAAAGTCAGCTGGGGCAATATCGCCAAAAGTCTGATTTTTATGCCGATGGCAATCTCGTTTATCGGTGCATCCATCATTTGGAAATTTGTCTACGACTATCGCGCTCCTGGATCAGAGCAAATCGGTATTCTCAATGCCGTAGTTGAAGCGTTTGGTGGCACCGCCCAAGCCTGGATCACGATCCCATTTTGGAACAACTTCTTCTTGATGGTGATCTTAATTTGGATCCAAACCGGTTTTGCGATGGTGATCCTCTCCGCTGCGCTGCGCGGTATCCCAGAAGAGACGGTAGAAGCCGCTGTTCTTGATGGCGCGAGTGGAGTGCAAATCTTCTTCAAGATCCTTATTCCACAGATTTGGGGCACCATTGCCGTGGTGTGGACCACCATCACCATTTTGGTACTGAAAGTTTTCGATATTGTTTTGGCGATGACCAACGGCCAATGGAGCACCCAAGTTCTCGCGAACATGATGTTTGACTGGATGTTCCGAGGCGGCGGTGATTTTGGACGTGGAGCTGCCATTGCGGTAATCATTATGGTTGCCGTTGTCCCAGTGATGGTTTGGAACATGCGCCAAGCGAGCGCGCAAATGGAGGATCGCTAA